TACATCCTTCCAGAAACTCTCATAATCATTCTTTCTCCTCTTATACCACTTGTGTGTTCCATTAGTTTTAACACATATAAGTGCTGGATTCTTTCCACAGTGGAAAACATAAACACCTACAGGTCCATTTATAGGAAATTTTAGGTTTCCAGATCTTATACGTTTCCTTGGAGTACTATTctcattatttttatagTATTTAATAGCAGCCAGTTGGAAATTATTATCTTCAATAGTGTGTTTATAATAGTTCATAATTCTACCGTTTACAGTCACCGAATGGGAAATAATTTTAACTGTCTTAGCATGCTTACTACAGCAATATTGTCCTCCTAATGAAGGTTTACTTTCAGTAAGATCCATGGTAACTGCTCTGTTATGTTGACAATTAAGTTCATCGAGTGTCTGCTCGAGTTGTTCACCTTGGAGTTGATCAGTTTCTTTGTTATGATTATCCCATTGGTTATCTCCCTTATTGTAGTAATAGTCGTATTTTCCGTCCTCTCTCTGACTCTCTATGAAAAGTGGATTTTTCATATCTGTTGTATCCTCCTTCCAGTACCATACAGAGTAGCTCTTTATTAATCCAGCCGGTTTTATATCTTTCTTATCTTCACTTCCATATTTGACTTCCTCAACTTTAAAAGAATCTGAGTTAGATGACATGTGCGTAAACATATGGAAGCTCGACTCTTCTGGATACTCAATTCTATCTAACttaacatcttcattattGGGAGGTAGTTTGTATGCTTTTAAAacttcattcttctttatGTCAATTGTAACACTAGGTATGTCATACGTTTGAAATAAAATCATAGGACCCTGAGGATAAGAAGTAACTGACTGAGCTGATCTAGTTACGCTAACCAGAGTAAGTTTATTTTGTGTTTCTTTTACATCATCATGCTCATATTCATCATCAACTCCAATAGCCTCACTAGAGTTGTTTTGTTCATCATCTAGATAATCAATATCCTTAAATATACTTTCAAAGACAAGCTTAATATCCTTATCATCTACAGGAGTCATTGACGCTACATTTGGAATATTACCACTTGTATGAGAATATTGACTATGATCAGCCGTTCCCCCTTGGTTTACTCCCGGAAGCGCTTGCGTAGGATGTAAACATGCTTGTGTACCATCTCTGATGTCATCTAGAAGATCCTTAATTTGTTCATCTTTACTTTCAAAATCCTTAGTGGCATCATCCCATTTATTATCCTTTGTTCTCTTTAGCCATTTTTCGGGTTCTTTATTGTTCTCATATTCAATATGAACAGCGACAGGAACTCCTCCATCACATTCTGGAAAATAGATGGTGACCTTCTTTACATCCTTTATAGGAAAGCCTATGTTGCTAGTAACTTCTTGCTGAACATCTACATTGTAAAAAGAAGATATGGTAAAggttttcttcttttctaCAGAGGCATGTTCATAACCGGTGTATCCTTTGAATGGATCACTATGATTTTTCGGAGTAACCATGATCATCTTCCCATGTACGTATCCAGAACTATGACAATAAAGTTCCTTGGCTTTCCGGGACACATTTATCTGTACAACTTTATGCACTCTACAGTTTACCTCATTCAGTTTGATGGTGAAATTCTCGGTAAGTTTCTTTTGAGGATCTTTGCTTTCATAAAAGTTCTCGGCCTCCTCACCAATctttctccattctgtaTATTTCCGATCTTTACCAAGGTTCTCGTACCATACCTTCTCAGTCTTTCCAGTAAACTCGATTAGAAGAGGAATCTTGTTAGGTGTACCTggatcattcttccagtaataaaTGTTAAAAGTTGTCCCATAGTCATATAAAGGGACAATATTCGTAGGATTATTATTATAGGTAAGTCTAGATATCTTTGTGTTACCATCTACTTTATATCCTTGTCCAATATAAACTCCACTAgctccttttggaagagaTACCGATGAGGATATAGATACAGATTTGTTCTTTAGACATTTAGATTTATCTCTACTACTTGGATAAAATTGTTTAAGGTCCCTAGGATTTGTAAGTTCAATAGGTATAGCTCCGTGGTTCTCACAATTCTGCTGGTCAAGTGCTTGTAGTTCATTAAGATCTTGCACCCACATAGACATCCATGTTTTGTTCGGCCCTGCGGCTTTTCCATAGAATGTAGGACTATCATCACTATCTCCCCTCCTTTTGATTCTAAGCAAAATTGGCTCTTTAGTGTTACCTTCCCAGAAGTACGCATAGACATTCTCTAGATTCGTTTCTTTCTTCTTAAACCTGGATCCATCAACTAAATACTGATCTGCAACAAAAGTTTTACCACTCCTAATCGCAGGCCTATGAGCATTCTTGACAAAGTTAGCTACAGGAGTCTCTTCAGATTTAGTCACGAATATGGATACTTTTTTGCCTGGATTAGATTCATCACGGTATTCACGGAAATATTCCTTTTGTCCTGGAGTTTCTTTAACATTAAGCTTAATCCCAATTCGTTGAGTCTCTATGTGACATGGTTTAAAGCCTAGAGTATACCTAGCACTTTCCAACGCATCTTTAAGTTTGTCTATAACTTTCTCAGGAGACTGGTTAGAAGTGAAATTTTGGTATTCTTGCCAAGTAGCCCCTCTGGTTGTTCTATGgtaccatttataatttttatctttataACTCGTAATAGGACTCTTACTAGTTTCCACACAAATTAGAAATGGCACGTTAGGGTCACAGGGAGATACATATGCCATGAGACCTATAACATCCCTAAATGGAAGAGTTGGTGAAAAGCTTTGGTTTGAACCGTCAATAGTAACCTCAGATATATTAAATGGTGTTTCTCCAGAGCTTAGGCTTGGTCTGTATCTATATGAGTAAAGAACAGGATCGGTCCCAAAAACTTCTCCGTATCCATAACCTAGCCTATCTTTGTGCAAATAGTGCTTTGTTTTGTGGCAACTTTGCCTTCCGATGTTAACTTGAACAGCTCCATTATATATACAATTAAGAGTATCAAGTCTTGTCTTAATCCTCTGTATATTCTGATCGAATTTACCATACCCTATTTGCCATATTGGTTTCCACCTCTCATGCTGCCATTTATCGCCATTCTTATCTCTACAAAAGTTTTCATACCAGTATGACATTCCACTGCTCAGTTCCACCTCTATTAGAAGAGGATTAGCATGAGAAGTATCaccattccagtaatatacGTTAACATTAGAAACATTTCCCGATTCAAGTTGAATTGGGAGATAAAATGCTAGTCCAAGGCTTGTCTTACGCATATATGTGAATGGCTTCCCATCATAAACAAGGATTGACTTGTCTGAAAAATCTCCACTATACTCATGCTTGGTATATCCAGGTATCTTTGATGGAAGGTCCTTTCTAACTTTTATCTTAACCAGCTGATTACATATTGGACATTGGTAATCATTCTGATTGTTCCCATCAGAGTTTATCTGAATCCAATGAGAGACAAAGAGCCTGCATGTAATGGCCTTTAGCTTCTCTTCAAACTTCGGATTTTTTGAATAGTTATCATCTTCAGGAAAATCATAATATCGCGCTTCGTCATTGATCCTTTGCCATTTTCTATTAACGGAATGTCCAAGATTTTCAAACCAATGTGTCCTTCTTGTACTATCTTCAGACCTTATGAGAAGAGGCTTCTTTATAAGCTGCGGATCGTTATCATAAATTCTATGATAAAACACTGTTATACGTTTGGAATTTTCAAACGGGTGGACAAATCGTATACTATCAAGGTCTATTCCATTCCATATCACTCTCGAGATGTTATTTCCACCCCGTCCAACTGTGTGGGTATAGTATCCAAAGTCTGTATCTTTTACAGTTCCAAATGTCAC
This region of Theileria equi strain WA chromosome 1, complete sequence genomic DNA includes:
- a CDS encoding hypothetical protein (encoded by transcript BEWA_023210A), which encodes MAVTPVIDLHNKCKPRCKCKGGRGGNISVTFGTVKDTDFGYYTHTVGRGGNNISRVIWNGIDLDSIRFVHPFENSKRITVFYHRIYDNDPQLIKKPLLIRSEDSTRRTHWFENLGHSVNRKWQRINDEARYYDFPEDDNYSKNPKFEEKLKAITCRLFVSHWIQINSDGNNQNDYQCPICNQLVKIKVRKDLPSKIPGYTKHEYSGDFSDKSILVYDGKPFTYMRKTSLGLAFYLPIQLESGNVSNVNVYYWNGDTSHANPLLIEVELSSGMSYWYENFCRDKNGDKWQHERWKPIWQIGYGKFDQNIQRIKTRLDTLNCIYNGAVQVNIGRQSCHKTKHYLHKDRLGYGYGEVFGTDPVLYSYRYRPSLSSGETPFNISEVTIDGSNQSFSPTLPFRDVIGLMAYVSPCDPNVPFLICVETSKSPITSYKDKNYKWYHRTTRGATWQEYQNFTSNQSPEKVIDKLKDALESARYTLGFKPCHIETQRIGIKLNVKETPGQKEYFREYRDESNPGKKVSIFVTKSEETPVANFVKNAHRPAIRSGKTFVADQYLVDGSRFKKKETNLENVYAYFWEGNTKEPILLRIKRRGDSDDSPTFYGKAAGPNKTWMSMWVQDLNELQALDQQNCENHGAIPIELTNPRDLKQFYPSSRDKSKCLKNKSVSISSSVSLPKGASGVYIGQGYKVDGNTKISRLTYNNNPTNIVPLYDYGTTFNIYYWKNDPGTPNKIPLLIEFTGKTEKVWYENLGKDRKYTEWRKIGEEAENFYESKDPQKKLTENFTIKLNEVNCRVHKVVQINVSRKAKELYCHSSGYVHGKMIMVTPKNHSDPFKGYTGYEHASVEKKKTFTISSFYNVDVQQEVTSNIGFPIKDVKKVTIYFPECDGGVPVAVHIEYENNKEPEKWLKRTKDNKWDDATKDFESKDEQIKDLLDDIRDGTQACLHPTQALPGVNQGGTADHSQYSHTSGNIPNVASMTPVDDKDIKLVFESIFKDIDYLDDEQNNSSEAIGVDDEYEHDDVKETQNKLTLVSVTRSAQSVTSYPQGPMILFQTYDIPSVTIDIKKNEVLKAYKLPPNNEDVKLDRIEYPEESSFHMFTHMSSNSDSFKVEEVKYGSEDKKDIKPAGLIKSYSVWYWKEDTTDMKNPLFIESQREDGKYDYYYNKGDNQWDNHNKETDQLQGEQLEQTLDELNCQHNRAVTMDLTESKPSLGGQYCCSKHAKTVKIISHSVTVNGRIMNYYKHTIEDNNFQLAAIKYYKNNENSTPRKRIRSGNLKFPINGPVGVYVFHCGKNPALICVKTNGTHKWYKRRKNDYESFWKDVSPELKSIVSSDLDNLRCKQQGELAKLLNTLECNLPVCRNVPGAQPSINHITIDLANHSQKQPLVSVPPAKDQNINALDLGKFMGDLSGLLYNILKKGPELIGTSKPTTKETLPNSIDNFASVVKDVANVVIPLAVTIDLWNRTCYPENSNGYEPVVNVTTNVTDPPKGFTEYIHTLKGHEDKHFTLQKTKYKGTETDIPSIQRVTQVSVLYWSPLETKEHRDRGRPLLVNVVIKTPGRPEKIIFYENTGVWSNDNSKWTIDKTLPPTNIAFQKKLFLLNCRLNNAVIIDISNKGGATYDGCDSNDKQLDDKHGNIRMQIKDTPENKLGSYSVYTHKLRTPPGEKFHVVKFQNAGSTLTGIGSLPILDVEEVKAYFCENGGSAPLLVYYKRLVDGFTGLNAHREWYKYDKTGGISTWKQVELKEAPFTEKDYKSIIKLLDSLPSNCKSPDPHTSPQAQASDDSEMTTPGPDGATGRFVESTVAAGAMTLGSILGTSSGTLAGAGGLTGFGWWIYKRSKGDPWVRQI